Proteins co-encoded in one Kribbella solani genomic window:
- the rpsJ gene encoding 30S ribosomal protein S10 yields MAGQKIRIRLKAYDHEVIDSSARKIVDTVTRTGAKVAGPVPLPTEKNVFCVIRSPHKYKDSREHFEMRTHKRLIDIIDPTPKTVDSLMRLDLPAGVDIEIKL; encoded by the coding sequence ATGGCGGGACAGAAGATCCGCATCCGGCTGAAGGCCTACGACCACGAGGTCATCGACAGCTCGGCACGCAAGATTGTCGACACGGTGACGCGTACTGGTGCGAAGGTTGCTGGCCCGGTGCCGTTGCCGACGGAAAAGAACGTGTTCTGCGTCATCCGCTCGCCGCACAAGTACAAGGACAGCCGCGAGCACTTCGAGATGCGCACCCACAAGCGGCTCATCGACATCATCGACCCCACGCCGAAGACCGTCGACTCGCTGATGCGTCTCGACCTGCCGGCCGGTGTCGACATCGAGATCAAGCTCTGA
- the rplC gene encoding 50S ribosomal protein L3: MSTATKNTRGLLGTKLGMTQTWDENNRVVPVTVIQAGPCVVTGVRTADRDGYDGVQIAFGDIDPRKVTKPLRGHFDKAGVTPRRHLLELRTADASEYTLGQEIKAEAFEAGERVDVSATSKGKGFAGVMKRHGFHGLRATHGVHKKHRSPGSIGGCATPGRVFKGLRMAGRMGAEQVTTQNISVHAVDTERGLILLKGAVPGPKGGLVLIRNAAKGAQK, from the coding sequence ATGAGCACTGCTACCAAGAACACGCGCGGTCTGCTGGGCACCAAGCTCGGCATGACCCAGACCTGGGACGAGAACAACCGTGTCGTCCCCGTCACCGTGATCCAGGCCGGGCCCTGCGTCGTCACCGGTGTCCGCACCGCGGACCGGGACGGCTACGACGGCGTCCAGATCGCCTTCGGCGACATCGACCCGCGCAAGGTGACCAAGCCCCTGCGCGGCCACTTCGACAAGGCCGGCGTGACGCCGCGGCGGCACCTGCTGGAGCTGCGCACCGCCGACGCCAGCGAGTACACGCTGGGCCAGGAGATCAAGGCCGAGGCGTTCGAGGCCGGTGAGCGGGTGGACGTTTCCGCCACCAGCAAGGGCAAGGGCTTCGCCGGTGTGATGAAGCGGCACGGCTTCCACGGCCTGCGCGCGACCCACGGTGTGCACAAGAAGCACCGCTCGCCGGGTTCCATCGGCGGCTGCGCCACCCCCGGCCGGGTCTTCAAGGGCCTGCGGATGGCGGGCCGGATGGGCGCCGAGCAGGTCACCACGCAGAACATCAGCGTGCACGCGGTGGACACCGAGCGCGGCCTGATCCTGCTGAAGGGCGCGGTCCCCGGCCCCAAGGGCGGCCTGGTGCTGATCCGCAACGCCGCGAAGGGAGCCCAGAAGTGA
- the rplD gene encoding 50S ribosomal protein L4 → MSTVDVVAVKGDKVTKKGSAELPAELFDVQVNIPLIHQVVVAQLAAARQGTHKAKTRGEVSGGGAKPYRQKGTGRARQGSTRAPQFTGGGVVHGPTPRDYSQRTPKKMIAAALRGALSDRARDGRVFVVESFVDGDKPSTKAALNVLGQITDPGKALVVVDRADELTWLSLRNVQHVHLIAADQLNAYDVLCSDAVVFTQAALDSFVAGAPKGKSVKAVATSTEAEEVEA, encoded by the coding sequence GTGAGCACCGTCGACGTCGTCGCCGTGAAGGGCGACAAGGTCACCAAGAAGGGTTCCGCCGAGCTTCCGGCCGAGCTGTTCGACGTCCAGGTCAACATCCCGCTGATCCACCAGGTAGTGGTGGCCCAGCTGGCCGCGGCCCGCCAGGGTACGCACAAGGCGAAGACCCGGGGCGAGGTGTCCGGCGGTGGCGCCAAGCCGTACCGCCAGAAGGGCACCGGCCGGGCCCGTCAGGGTTCGACCCGGGCGCCGCAGTTCACCGGCGGTGGCGTCGTCCACGGCCCGACACCGCGCGACTACAGCCAGCGGACCCCGAAGAAGATGATCGCCGCCGCGCTCCGCGGCGCGCTGTCGGACCGGGCCCGCGACGGCCGCGTGTTCGTGGTCGAGAGCTTCGTGGACGGCGACAAGCCCTCCACCAAGGCAGCGCTGAACGTACTCGGCCAGATCACCGACCCGGGCAAGGCCCTGGTCGTCGTGGACCGCGCCGACGAGCTCACCTGGCTGAGCCTGCGCAACGTGCAGCACGTGCACCTGATCGCGGCCGACCAGCTGAACGCGTACGACGTTCTCTGCAGCGACGCGGTCGTGTTCACCCAGGCCGCTCTCGACTCGTTCGTCGCGGGTGCGCCCAAGGGCAAGTCCGTCAAGGCCGTCGCCACGTCGACTGAAGCCGAGGAGGTAGAAGCATGA
- the rplW gene encoding 50S ribosomal protein L23 — MSHGINKDPRDVLLRPVVSEKSYGLLDEQKYTFEVAPDANKTEIKLAVEKVFKVKVSDVNTLNRKGKRRRTRSGFGKRPDTKRAIVTLKGDDRIDIFGGQS; from the coding sequence ATGAGCCACGGAATCAACAAGGACCCGCGGGACGTGCTGCTCCGGCCGGTCGTGAGCGAGAAGAGCTACGGCCTGCTGGACGAGCAGAAGTACACGTTCGAGGTCGCGCCGGACGCCAACAAGACCGAGATCAAGCTCGCGGTCGAGAAGGTGTTCAAGGTCAAGGTCAGCGACGTCAACACTCTCAACCGCAAGGGCAAGCGCCGCCGGACCCGGTCCGGTTTCGGCAAGCGCCCGGACACCAAGCGGGCGATCGTGACCCTCAAGGGCGACGACCGCATCGACATCTTCGGAGGCCAGTCGTAA